Proteins encoded by one window of Gopherus evgoodei ecotype Sinaloan lineage unplaced genomic scaffold, rGopEvg1_v1.p scaffold_32_arrow_ctg1, whole genome shotgun sequence:
- the LOC115640830 gene encoding zinc finger protein 239-like, translated as MQENYETVTSLGFAVPKPDLIAQLERGEEPWVPDLQAAEERESQRGTHTGDETVSENEEENCQSESPEQLELLGIVIKTADGNFSQCLEQGEAWGNWHRSEKHLGNYPRKKGNESIERGAGCTDPKETTAQQTNPKEEKLYKCLECGKSFSVRTNLITHQRNHTGEKPYKCWECGKSFHQSSSLTKHRRIHTGERPYECLNCGKRFSVRTNLITHQRLHTGERPYKCLDCGKSFSQSSSLTNHRRIHTGETPYKCPDCGKSFKVKTNLITHQRNHTGEKPYTCSDCGKSFSQSSSLTKHWRVHTGERPHTCLVCGKSFSESSTLIKHGRVHTRDRPYE; from the exons atgcaggagaactatgagacagtgacctcgctgg GATTTGCTGTTCCCAAACCTGATTTGATCGCTCAactggaacgaggggaagagccatgggtcccGGATCTCCAGGCCGCCGAGGAAAGGGAGAGCCAGAGAGGCACCCACACAG GCGATGAGACAGTGAGTGAGAACGAAGAGGAGAATTGTCAATCTGAAAGTCCTGAGCAATTGGAACTCCTAGGGATAGTTATTAAAACAGCTGATGGGAATTTTTCGCAGTGCTTGGAACAAGGGGAAGCCTGGGGAAATTGGCACAGGTCAGAGAAGCATCTGGGAAACTACCCAAGGAAGAAAGGGAATGAATCCATTGAACGTGGGGCAGGATGCACAGATCCTAAGGAAACTACAGCCCAGCAGACAAATCCCAAGGAGGAGAAACTCTATAAATGTCTcgaatgtgggaaaagcttcagtgtgAGGACCAACCTTATTACGCATCAGAGaaaccacacaggagagaaaccctataaatgctgGGAGTGCGGCAAAAGCTTCCATCAGAGCTCAAGCCTCACTAaacatcggagaatccacacgggagagagaccctatgaatgcctCAACTGCGGGAAAAGATTCAGTGTGAGAACAAATCTTATTACGCATCAGAGACTGCACACGGGAGAAAGACCCTATAAATGCTTGGACTGCGGGAAAAGCTTTAGTCAGAGCTCAAGCCTTACCAAtcatcggagaatccacacaggagagacaccCTATAAATGccctgactgtgggaaaagtttcaaggTGAAAACCAATCTGATTACACATCAGAGAAACCACACGGGAGAGAAACCCTACACGTGTtcggactgtgggaaaagcttcagccagAGCTCAAGCCTCACAAAACACTGGAGagtccacacgggagagagaccccataCATGCCTAgtgtgtgggaaaagttttagtgAGAGTTCAACACTTATTAAGCATGGAAGAGTCCATACGCGGGACAGACCCTATGAGTAA